Proteins from a genomic interval of Parvivirga hydrogeniphila:
- a CDS encoding monovalent cation/H+ antiporter complex subunit F translates to MDTFLWGAAVFLLAVASVCLYRAYTGPTVLDRVLAVNVIGTKTMVLLVMLSFVFGRPLYIDVALVYALLNFVTTVVATRYFETGALKGEWQ, encoded by the coding sequence ATGGACACCTTCCTGTGGGGCGCAGCGGTGTTCCTGTTGGCTGTGGCTTCGGTGTGCCTCTATCGAGCGTATACAGGGCCGACTGTGCTGGACCGCGTGCTGGCGGTGAACGTCATAGGCACCAAGACGATGGTTCTCCTGGTGATGCTCTCCTTCGTCTTCGGCAGGCCGCTGTACATCGACGTCGCACTCGTGTATGCGCTCTTGAACTTCGTGACCACTGTCGTCGCCACGCGGTACTTCGAGACGGGCGCGTTGAAGGGTGAGTGGCAGTGA
- the mnhG gene encoding monovalent cation/H(+) antiporter subunit G: protein MSIVDAVRYAVSVVLISIGAFFFFVGTLGLLRFPDFYSRTHGATKCDTVGAGSILIGLALLRGLAPDALKILAIAALVLLTSPTAGHALARAAYRTGLRPWTRRIDGGERT from the coding sequence GTGAGCATCGTCGACGCTGTGCGCTACGCCGTCTCGGTCGTGCTGATCTCGATTGGGGCGTTCTTCTTCTTCGTCGGCACGCTTGGTCTGCTGCGCTTCCCGGACTTCTACTCCAGGACGCACGGGGCGACCAAGTGCGACACGGTCGGGGCCGGCTCGATCCTCATCGGCCTGGCGTTGCTGCGTGGCCTTGCACCGGACGCCCTGAAGATCCTGGCCATCGCGGCGCTCGTCCTTCTCACCAGTCCGACTGCCGGGCATGCCCTCGCGCGGGCCGCGTACCGTACGGGCCTCAGGCCGTGGACGCGCCGCATCGATGGGGGTGAGCGTACGTGA
- a CDS encoding Na(+)/H(+) antiporter subunit B, with amino-acid sequence MSVEMSRLFDLGLMVLLVLCALAVVRTKDLLAAAIIFSAYSLVMCLVWDHRGAPDVAMTEAAVGAGVTTVLFLSAVSKTVRREK; translated from the coding sequence GTGAGCGTGGAGATGAGCCGGCTGTTCGACCTCGGGCTGATGGTGCTGCTCGTGCTGTGCGCGCTCGCTGTCGTGCGGACGAAAGACCTGCTCGCCGCGGCGATCATCTTCTCGGCATACAGCCTCGTGATGTGTCTGGTCTGGGACCATCGCGGCGCGCCCGACGTGGCGATGACGGAGGCCGCGGTCGGCGCTGGCGTCACCACCGTCTTGTTCCTCTCGGCCGTCAGCAAGACGGTACGGAGAGAGAAGTGA
- the mbhE gene encoding hydrogen gas-evolving membrane-bound hydrogenase subunit E gives MKKALIIALLVVAAMPLLAAMAQMPQFGSARQPAYTHVARRYLERGAEEAGADNIVTGVILNYRGFDTNGEVTVIFTACAAVCAVLASQRSSKEKGASGATVPLSPVVAYVVRLLAPFIALFAFYVVLFGESSPGGGFQGGTIFAALVIILSVVTGREVAERMLPGSVRPWLQIAGPLSFIVVGTLGAILTGGYLGFPQTSKSLTTAMLMVIEFGIGVGGATVFATIFWRLGDEL, from the coding sequence GTGAAAAAGGCGCTGATCATAGCGTTGCTCGTGGTGGCGGCCATGCCCCTCCTTGCGGCGATGGCCCAGATGCCGCAGTTCGGTAGCGCACGGCAGCCCGCGTACACGCATGTCGCACGCCGATACCTGGAGCGGGGCGCCGAGGAAGCAGGCGCTGACAACATCGTCACGGGGGTGATCCTCAACTATCGCGGCTTCGACACGAACGGCGAGGTGACGGTGATCTTCACGGCGTGTGCGGCGGTGTGCGCGGTGCTCGCGTCGCAGCGGTCGAGCAAAGAGAAGGGAGCGAGCGGCGCTACGGTCCCGCTCAGTCCAGTCGTCGCGTACGTCGTACGGCTTCTGGCGCCGTTCATCGCACTGTTCGCTTTCTACGTGGTGCTGTTCGGAGAGAGCTCGCCTGGCGGCGGCTTCCAAGGAGGGACGATCTTTGCAGCGCTCGTCATCATCCTGTCCGTGGTGACGGGCCGCGAGGTTGCGGAGCGCATGCTTCCTGGCAGCGTGCGTCCGTGGCTCCAGATCGCAGGCCCCCTTTCGTTCATCGTCGTCGGCACGCTCGGTGCGATCCTGACAGGCGGGTACCTCGGCTTTCCGCAGACCTCCAAGAGCCTCACCACGGCCATGCTGATGGTCATCGAGTTCGGCATCGGTGTCGGTGGCGCGACCGTGTTCGCGACCATCTTCTGGCGGCTGGGTGATGAGCTGTGA
- a CDS encoding cation:proton antiporter subunit C, which produces MIATLWANFDYAVSVLLFLIGLYCVIAKNNLIKKFMGLNIMETSVFAFIVALGVVRGGSAPIMGPDARPPFVNPIPQALILTGIVVAVSTTALALGLIVRVWRQCGTIEANELRELE; this is translated from the coding sequence GTGATCGCAACGCTGTGGGCGAACTTCGATTACGCCGTTTCGGTGCTGCTGTTCTTGATCGGGCTGTACTGCGTGATCGCCAAGAACAACCTGATCAAGAAGTTCATGGGCCTCAACATCATGGAGACCTCGGTATTCGCGTTCATCGTGGCGCTCGGCGTCGTCCGAGGCGGCAGCGCGCCCATCATGGGACCCGACGCGCGCCCGCCGTTCGTCAACCCGATCCCACAGGCGCTCATCCTCACAGGCATCGTGGTCGCTGTCAGCACGACCGCGCTTGCACTCGGCCTGATCGTGCGGGTCTGGCGGCAGTGCGGGACGATCGAGGCGAACGAACTGAGGGAGCTGGAGTAG
- a CDS encoding complex I subunit 5 family protein — MWWQWPHWLPLAVLAPLGFGVTTPAVSNGDVRKAWRWAVAASVLTTCVTLALVVRVAHEGPFSYAFSGWQPPYGIEFRFDEVGAFAFVVAFLGMLAVVFSGRYAEHALDPCRVPYYYALLLLDIAGLIGFSVTGDMFNMYVFMEIISLSSYALVAVSGERIAEMAAFKYLVLGAVSSLLVLFGIGMIYGITGTLNLADAARLLGSVVALTPVAVAIALIVAGFMVKSALFPLHVWLPDAHAIAPSPVSAILSGLVVKVGLLGTFRFYQVVYRSGAVDLGSLNQLLVWLGAISIVMGAFFAIFQDDIKMMLAYSTISNVGYIVMGIGLASQYAVIGAAVHIFNHAIIKSALFLAAGAIIHQTGYRRLSDLRGVGRGMPLTAAALSVGAVSIVGIPPTAGFLCKWYIALGAFEAGRPAFGFALIFGALFIFVYYIRMLNAFYFQEPVHADVVHAGDPPFSMLVPTWILAGLCLAMGLAGKVPLTFIAPAVGRLLGSAGG, encoded by the coding sequence ATGTGGTGGCAGTGGCCGCACTGGCTCCCGCTCGCGGTCCTCGCACCGCTTGGGTTCGGCGTGACGACGCCTGCTGTCTCCAATGGTGATGTCCGGAAAGCGTGGAGATGGGCCGTCGCCGCGTCCGTGCTCACGACGTGTGTGACGCTCGCGCTCGTCGTGCGTGTTGCGCACGAAGGACCGTTCTCGTACGCGTTCAGTGGCTGGCAGCCGCCGTATGGCATCGAATTCCGGTTCGACGAAGTGGGCGCGTTCGCATTCGTCGTCGCGTTCCTCGGGATGCTCGCGGTCGTCTTCTCAGGACGCTATGCGGAGCATGCGCTGGATCCGTGCCGCGTTCCGTACTACTACGCCCTGTTGCTGCTGGACATCGCTGGCCTCATCGGATTCTCGGTGACCGGCGACATGTTCAACATGTACGTGTTCATGGAGATCATTTCGCTTTCTTCGTATGCGCTCGTGGCGGTGAGCGGTGAACGCATCGCTGAGATGGCGGCGTTCAAGTACCTCGTGCTCGGGGCGGTGTCGTCCCTGCTCGTTCTCTTCGGCATCGGGATGATCTACGGGATCACGGGCACACTCAACCTCGCCGACGCGGCTCGACTGCTTGGCTCCGTCGTGGCGCTGACGCCGGTCGCCGTGGCGATCGCTCTTATCGTCGCTGGGTTCATGGTGAAATCAGCGCTGTTCCCTCTCCATGTGTGGCTGCCCGACGCCCATGCGATTGCGCCGAGCCCGGTGAGCGCGATCCTGTCGGGTCTGGTCGTGAAGGTTGGGCTGCTCGGCACCTTCCGGTTCTACCAGGTCGTCTACCGGTCCGGCGCTGTCGACCTCGGGTCTTTGAACCAGCTGCTCGTGTGGCTCGGGGCCATCTCCATCGTCATGGGCGCGTTCTTCGCGATATTCCAAGACGACATCAAGATGATGCTCGCGTACTCGACCATCTCGAACGTCGGGTACATCGTCATGGGGATAGGGCTCGCGTCCCAGTACGCCGTGATCGGTGCGGCAGTCCACATCTTCAATCACGCCATCATCAAGTCTGCGCTGTTCTTGGCGGCCGGGGCGATCATCCACCAGACGGGGTACCGGCGTCTGAGCGATTTGCGGGGCGTCGGTCGCGGCATGCCGCTGACGGCGGCCGCGCTCTCGGTGGGCGCTGTCTCCATCGTCGGCATCCCGCCGACCGCGGGGTTCCTCTGCAAGTGGTACATCGCGCTCGGGGCGTTCGAGGCGGGCCGTCCGGCGTTCGGGTTCGCGCTCATCTTTGGCGCGCTTTTCATCTTCGTCTACTACATCCGGATGCTGAACGCGTTCTACTTCCAAGAGCCGGTGCACGCCGACGTCGTGCATGCAGGCGATCCGCCGTTTTCCATGCTGGTGCCGACCTGGATCCTCGCGGGGCTCTGTCTCGCGATGGGTCTTGCAGGCAAGGTGCCGCTCACGTTCATCGCACCGGCAGTCGGCCGACTGCTCGGTTCGGCGGGAGGGTGA
- a CDS encoding monovalent cation/H+ antiporter subunit D family protein, translating to METVDVRVVLAPAISFTCAGLVFLMGRSVFWRRFWSLGAATLKLAVVMSMLPGALAGKTFVWDLIEFTPGIGIAFRADALGMFFATVSSALWLVTTVYAIGYMEPEQAKVRFFGFFALCVSTTVGVAFAENLLTLFVFYETLTICTYPLVIHEETPEALRAGRKYLAYTLSGGACILLGSALTYQVAGTLTLSRSGILPASADPRTLAVLFATLIVGFGVKAAIMPLHGWLPTAMVAPTPVSALLHAVAVVKVGAFGILRVVYNVFGIELLRSLGFTVPLAYLAAFTIVVASVVALFQDNLKRRLAYSTVSQLSYIVLGASLLAPSAACAAVAHIANQAFAKITMFFVAGAIQRTTGKTQVHELAGIGHEMPLTMAAFTAASLSFIGVPLFAGFITKWYLSLGALESGMWWFAIVMLASSLLNAAYWLPIVYLAFFKGSPERRPEVREARPLLLVPTLVCAVWVIVLGTTSDVPGMPFALARAAVEFVFKM from the coding sequence ATGGAGACCGTCGACGTCAGGGTCGTGCTGGCCCCGGCCATCTCATTCACGTGCGCGGGTCTAGTGTTCCTGATGGGTCGCAGCGTGTTCTGGCGGCGGTTCTGGAGCCTAGGCGCAGCGACGCTCAAGCTCGCGGTGGTCATGTCGATGCTGCCTGGGGCCCTTGCGGGCAAGACCTTCGTGTGGGATCTCATCGAGTTCACGCCAGGCATCGGCATAGCGTTCAGGGCAGACGCGCTCGGCATGTTCTTCGCGACGGTCTCTTCAGCGCTGTGGCTCGTCACCACCGTGTACGCCATCGGGTACATGGAGCCGGAGCAGGCCAAGGTGCGGTTCTTCGGCTTTTTCGCCTTGTGCGTGTCGACCACGGTCGGTGTGGCGTTCGCGGAGAACCTGCTCACGCTGTTCGTCTTCTACGAAACGCTCACCATCTGCACATATCCGCTCGTCATCCACGAGGAGACGCCGGAGGCGTTGCGTGCCGGCAGGAAATACCTTGCGTACACCTTGAGCGGTGGAGCCTGCATCCTTCTCGGCTCTGCCCTGACGTACCAGGTGGCGGGCACGCTCACGCTCTCTCGATCCGGCATACTGCCGGCCTCTGCAGACCCGCGCACTCTTGCCGTCCTGTTCGCGACGCTCATCGTTGGCTTCGGCGTGAAAGCGGCGATCATGCCGCTGCACGGTTGGCTGCCGACCGCCATGGTGGCTCCGACGCCGGTGAGCGCGCTCTTGCACGCAGTCGCGGTGGTCAAGGTGGGCGCGTTCGGTATCCTGCGCGTTGTCTACAACGTCTTCGGGATCGAGCTTCTGCGCTCGCTCGGGTTCACGGTGCCGCTCGCGTATCTGGCGGCGTTCACCATCGTCGTCGCCTCCGTTGTCGCGCTGTTCCAGGACAACCTCAAGCGCCGGTTGGCGTACTCGACGGTGAGCCAGCTCTCCTACATCGTCTTGGGGGCCTCGCTGCTGGCTCCGTCGGCGGCGTGCGCAGCGGTGGCGCACATCGCCAACCAGGCGTTCGCAAAGATCACGATGTTCTTCGTGGCCGGCGCGATCCAGCGCACCACGGGCAAGACGCAGGTCCACGAGCTCGCCGGGATCGGGCACGAGATGCCGCTGACGATGGCCGCCTTCACGGCCGCATCGCTGTCGTTCATCGGCGTGCCGCTGTTCGCGGGCTTCATCACGAAGTGGTACCTCTCGCTTGGGGCGCTCGAGTCAGGTATGTGGTGGTTCGCGATCGTGATGCTGGCGAGCTCGCTTCTCAACGCTGCGTACTGGCTGCCCATCGTCTACCTGGCTTTCTTCAAAGGATCGCCCGAGCGCAGGCCTGAGGTCCGTGAGGCGAGGCCGCTGCTTCTTGTGCCGACGCTCGTGTGCGCGGTGTGGGTGATCGTCCTCGGTACGACGAGCGACGTTCCCGGCATGCCGTTCGCGCTCGCACGGGCGGCCGTTGAGTTCGTGTTCAAG